A window of the Oryza brachyantha chromosome 5, ObraRS2, whole genome shotgun sequence genome harbors these coding sequences:
- the LOC107304187 gene encoding E3 ubiquitin-protein ligase EL5-like, with protein MSMAQSGSSDPAAAAVDTSTHWAPHGAVLTACVVGLNLLVVVLVFVYFWRFFSGKRGPPSTSLAGADEESSSADTSPAGSPRASWRQLPGWPAASQRNEDIASSLPVSVYSASDVDAGGHDGKAPECAVCIVEFRDGDLARLLPRCGHRFHAKCVGAWLQLHATCPLCRASVLAPATTAASESELAKNDDQPKDDAAAAAVDEECPV; from the coding sequence ATGTCGATGGCCCAGAGCGGCAGCTCGgacccagcggcggcggccgtggatACGAGCACCCACTGGGCGCCGCATGGCGCGGTGCTGACGGCGTGCGTCGTCGGGCTTAACTTGCTCGTGGTCGTCCTCGTGTTCGTCTACTTTTGGCGTTTCTTCTCCGGGAAGCGAGGCCCGCCGTCGAcctccctcgccggcgccgatgaGGAGTCGTCGTCGGCCGACACGTCGCCTGCGGGCTCCCCGAGGGCGTCCTGGCGCCAGCTGCCcgggtggccggcggcgagccagcGGAACGAGGACATCGCGTCGTCCCTGCCCGTGTCCGTGTACTCCGCCTCCGATGTCGACGCCGGCGGACACGATGGGAAGGCGCCGGAGTGCGCTGTGTGCATCGTCGAgttccgcgacggcgacctggcccgcctcctcccgcgctgCGGCCACCGCTTCCACGCCAAGTGCGTCGGCGCGTGGCTGCAGCTCCACGCCACCTGCCCGCTCTGCCGCGCCAGCGTGCTCGcccccgccaccaccgccgcctccgagtCCGAGCTGGCCAAGAACGACGACCAACCAaaggacgacgccgccgccgccgccgtggacgaGGAGTGCCCGGTGTGA